A portion of the Lolium rigidum isolate FL_2022 chromosome 1, APGP_CSIRO_Lrig_0.1, whole genome shotgun sequence genome contains these proteins:
- the LOC124695913 gene encoding fructose-bisphosphate aldolase 5, cytosolic-like yields MSAFVGKYADELIKTAKYIATPGKGILAADESTGTIGKRLASINVENVESNRQALRELLFTAPGALEYISGVILFEETLYQSAADGTPFVDILKAGGVVPGIKVDKGTVDIAGTDGETTTQGLDSLGSRCAKYYEAGARFAKWRAVLKIGPGGLPSELSVKQNAEGLARYALICQENGLVPIVEPEILTDGSHDINACAAATERVLAAVYKSLNDHKVLLEGTLLKPNMVTPGSDSPKVAAQVIGEYTVAALRRTVPPAVPGVVFLSGGQSEEEATANLDAMNKLSVLKPWTLTFSFGRALQQSTLKKWAGKKENVADAQATFLARCKGNSEATLGKYAGAAAGGDAAASESLHVSGYKY; encoded by the exons ATGTCTGCCTTCGTGGGAAAATACGCAG ATGAGCTGATCAAGACCGCCAAGTACATCGCGACGCCCGGGAAGGGCATCCTCGCCGCCGACGAGTCCACGGGCACCATCGGGAAGCGCCTCGCCAGCATCAACGTCGAGAACGTGGAATCCAACCGGCAGGCGCTGCGGGAGCTCCTCTTCACGGCGCCCGGCGCGCTCGAGTACATCTCGGGGGTCATCCTCTTCGAGGAGACGCTCTACCAGAGCGCCGCCGACGGCACGCCCTTCGTGGACATCCTCAAGGCCGGCGGCGTCGTGCCGGGGATCAAGGTGGACAAGGGCACCGTGGACATCGCCGGCACCGACGGCGAGACCACCACCCAGGGCCTCGACTCCCTCGGCTCCCGCTGCGCCAAGTACTACGAGGCCGGCGCGCGCTTCGCCAAGTGGCGCGCCGTGCTCAAGATCGGCCCCGGAGGGCTGCCGTCCGAGCTCTCCGTCAAGCAGAACGCCGAGGGGCTGGCCCGGTACGCGCTCATCTGCCAGGAGAACGGGCTCGTGCCCATCGTGGAGCCCGAGATCCTGACTGATGGTAGCCACGACATCAAcgcctgcgccgccgccaccgagcgcGTCCTCGCCGCCGTCTACAAGTCGCTTAACGACCACAAGGTCCTCCTCGAGGGCACCCTCCTCAAGCCCAACATGGTCACCCCCGGCTCCGACAGCCCCAAG GTTGCGGCGCAGGTGATAGGGGAGTACACGGTGGCGGCGCTAAGGCGCACGGTGCCGCCGGCGGTGCCCGGGGTGGTGTTCCTGTCGGGCGGGCAGagcgaggaggaggcgacggcgaaCCTGGACGCCATGAACAAGCTGTCCGTGCTCAAGCCTTGGACGCTCACCTTCTCCTTCGGCCGGGCGCTGCAGCAGAGCACCCTCAAGAAgtgggccggcaagaaggagaacGTCGCCGACGCACAGGCCACCTTCCTCGCCCGGTGCAAGGGCAACTCCGAGGCCACGCTCGGCAAgtacgccggcgccgccgcaggcGGGGACGCCGCGGCATCCGAGAGCTTGCACGTGTCGGGGTACAAGTACTAG
- the LOC124695921 gene encoding E3 ubiquitin-protein ligase RGLG3-like, giving the protein MGQKDSKPSYNSGYDYGNSSAGYNSRYSANTPSGYSPRYAPSAGNNVQQPEAHARLQRMYSRIGDDYRSVGQVTEALAQAGLESSNLIVGIDFTKSNEWTGKISYNRRCLHDIGNTPNPYEQAISIIGRTLSAFDEDNLIPCFGFGDASTHDQEVFSFYPENQPCNGFEEALERYREIVPTLRLAGPTSFAPIIETAIGIADSTGGQYHVLLIIADGQVTRSVDTQSGQLSPQERDTIDAIVKASHFPLSIVLVGVGDGPWDMMHKFDDNIPARSFDNFQFVNFTDIMSKSIAADRKEAEFALSALMEIPTQYKATLDLQLLGRRQGIPPRIPLPPPTRNPYSRSTSFDQHSGVYSRSSSFGQQTSGFQQSESFKQRQPAASRRPDSYSSESSQPAATRTPDTYASESSLDSRLACAICMDKSKDLAFGCGHQTCNDCGNNLVRCPMCQQPITTRIRLY; this is encoded by the exons ATGGGGCAAAAGGACTCCAAGCCTTCGTATAACTCTGGTTATGATTATGGGAATTCATCGGCGGGGTATAACTCGAGATATTCTGCAAATACACCCTCAGGTTACAGCCCGAGGTATGCTCCTTCTGCGGGTAACAATGTGCAGCAGCCAGAAGCACATGCCAGGCTGCAGAGGATGTATTCCAGGATCGGCGACGACTACCGTTCCGTGGGTCAA GTGACTGAAGCTTTGGCACAAGCAGGACTTGAATCTTCAAACCTTATTGTAGGAATTGATTTTACAAAAAGTAATGAATGGACAG GTAAAATTTCCTATAATCGCCGCTGCCTGCATGATATTGGAAACACTCCAAACCCGTATGAGCAAGCCATATCTATTATTGGAAGGACACTTTCGGCTTTTGATGAAGACAATTTGATTCCTTGCTTTGGATTTGGTGATG CATCAACTcatgaccaggaggtattcagctTTTATCCAGAGAACCAGCCATGTAATGGATTTGAAGAGGCGTTAGAAAGATACAGAGAAATCGTTCCAACTCTCCGATTAGCTG GACCAACATCTTTCGCTCCAATAATTGAGACTGCGATTGGGATTGCGGACAGCACTGGTGGTCAATATCATGTTCTTCTGATAATTGCTGATGGACAG GTTACTCGAAGTGTGGATACACAGTCTGGGCAGTTAAGTCCACAGGAGCGGGATACAATTGATGCTATAGTGAAAGCTAG CCACTTTCCGTTGTCTATTGTTCTTGTTGGAGTCGGTGATGGACCATGGGATATGATGCATAAGTTTGACGACAACATACCTGCTCGCTCATTTGACAATTTCCAG TTTGTGAATTTCACGGACATTATGTCAAAGAGCATAGCAGCTGATAGGAAGGAGGCTGAATTTGCATTGTCAGCATTGATGGAAATCCCTACACAGTATAAAGCAACACTTGATCTCCAACTACTAGG TCGTCGCCAAGGAATACCTCCAAGAATTCCTCTGCCCCCACCAACAAGGAATCCTTATTCAAGGTCTACCAGCTTTGACCAACATTCCGGTGTTTATTCACGGTCTAGTAGCTTTGGTCAACAAACAAGTGGCTTTCAGCAGTCAGAAAGTTTTAAACAGCGACAGCCTGCAGCTTCAAGGAGACCTGACAGTTATTCATCAGAAAGTTCACAGCCTGCGGCCACAAGGACACCTGACACTTATGCATCAGAAAGTTCTCTAGACAGCAGACTT GCATGTGCCATATGTATGGATAAATCGAAGGATCTTGCATTTGGATGCGGACATCAG ACTTGCAATGACTGCGGAAACAATTTGGTCCGCTGCCCTATGTGCCAGCAGCCCATTACCACAAGGATCAGGCTGTACTGA
- the LOC124695907 gene encoding protein transport protein SFT2-like, protein MQAWFSGSGPSPSSSSAAASSQPPSLLAEWNSYAAARSSEEDVGGGFGIDIEAAVRSANDSVAGTFGVFSKGVRGLPGSFQSSTSSVPSGKSLMYFGLFLASGIFLVFIAFTIFLPVMVIMPQKFAICFTMGCAFIIGSFFALKGPKNQLYHMISRERLPFTIGFVGSMCATIYVSMVLHSYILSVFFSCIQILALAYYAISYFPGGSAGMKFLSSTLVASVLRCFGR, encoded by the exons ATGCAGGCGTGGTTCTCCGGCTCCGGgccctcgccctcctcctcctcggcggcggcgtcttcccAGCCGCCGTCGCTGCTCGCGGAGTGGAACTCCTACGCCGCAGCCCGCTCCTCCGAGGAGGATGTCGGCGGGGGCTTCGGGATCGACATCGAGGCCGCCGTCCGCTCCGCCAATGACAGCGTCGCCGGCACCTTCGGCGT GTTCTCTAAAGGTGTTCGAGGGTTGCCGGGCAGCTTCCAGTCCTCAACAAGCAGTGTTCCATCTGGCAAATCTCTCatgtattttggtctttttctcGCCAGTGGCATTTTCCTAGTTTTCATCGCATTCACAATATTTCTGCCGGTCATGGTTATAATGCCGCAAAAGTTCGCGATCTGTTTCACGATGGGTTGTGCCTTCATAATTGGATCATTCTTTGCATTGAAAGGGCCAAAGAATCAGCTATATCATATGATTTCCAGAGAG AGGTTGCCTTTCACTATTGGATTTGTTGGCAGCATGTGCGCTACCATCTACGTGTCAATGGTGCTCCATAGCTACATACTATCTGTTTTCTTCTCTTGTATCCAG ATCCTTGCGCTAGCATATTATGCTATCTCTTACTTCCCTGGTGGGTCTGCTGGAATGAAGTTCCTGTCATCTACCCTTGTGGCCTCAGTGCTGAGATGCTTCGGGCGATGA